The following is a genomic window from Candidatus Zixiibacteriota bacterium.
GATGAAAGAGCTCGACTACGGCAAAGGATACAAGTATGCCCATGATTATGAGGATGCTTTTGCCTATATGGAGTGCCTGCCGGAGGAAATGGTTGGCAAGCGATTCTATTTCCCCTCAGACAGGGGTTTGGAGATTAAGCTTAAAGAGAAGCTTGAATGGTGGCTGAGAAAAATGGCTGAGGAACGACAGGGGAAAAATGGCTAATTCTTCACGAAAATTTTAGACAATATATTCAATCCGCATTGATAAAGGCTGATGGTTGTATGCCTGCGTTCTTTTTAAAGGGGGTTTGATAATCTTTTCACGGAAGTCTTATCTGTTCCAAACCACAACTGACATTGTATAACAACCCAAACAATAAAACACGGCACAGCTTTCAATAAGTAGGGTTTTATAAAATGCGTTCTCAGATATATCGGGAATAAATCCGCAGCTGAAAATGATGTTAAAATCAGGGTAAGCCAAAGCAGGATATTATTCAATACAGACTTATCCTGTATCATATACCAAACAGCAATCCCGACCACAGCAATTATAAACATCGGGGATTCCGCCTTATAATTAAATATGATAATCCAAATAAGAAGCGAACATAAAAACATATGCCTGAAACAACTATTGCCGTATTCTCGAATCTTAATAAGCGGCGCAAGTAAAAACATTAACCCAATAATCATAGCAATCGTGTTCGGCAAGATTAACCCAAACCAGACCTTAGATATACCCATGACCGACAAGCCGACAAGATTTACAGCATCCCTTGTCAGTAAATTATACCAACTGCCATATAAAAATAGCAATTGCTTCACTGAAACGACTAATAATGGAAGCAATCCAATCACGATAAACCATATAACAAGATAAAGTAAAAATCTTGTTTTTCTGGGATAGAAAATAAACAGTATACCAGCCGCCGCTCCGAAAAGCTTGATATACATAGCCAGAACAACCACTAAAGCCGCCCAACAGCCTTTATCTCTCTCCATTAAAGCAAATG
Proteins encoded in this region:
- a CDS encoding DUF2029 domain-containing protein, with product MAPISVMPDYLGLVIWNLINTMPLFFAVKLLNIEDKKKALILWIILMELVTSLQNCQSNGLYAAMFILTFALMERDKGCWAALVVVLAMYIKLFGAAAGILFIFYPRKTRFLLYLVIWFIVIGLLPLLVVSVKQLLFLYGSWYNLLTRDAVNLVGLSVMGISKVWFGLILPNTIAMIIGLMFLLAPLIKIREYGNSCFRHMFLCSLLIWIIIFNYKAESPMFIIAVVGIAVWYMIQDKSVLNNILLWLTLILTSFSAADLFPIYLRTHFIKPYLLKAVPCFIVWVVIQCQLWFGTDKTSVKRLSNPL